A segment of the Nitrosopumilus sp. genome:
TGAACACTCCTCAGGATGCAGTGATTGTATCATGGTGGGATTATGGGTATTGGATTACCACAATGTCAGAAAGAATCACCGTAGCTGATAATGCTACAATTGATTCTAAACAAATTAAAAATATCGCAAAAATATTTCTTAACTCGCCTGATGAAAGTTGGAGCATGCTACGGGAAATGAATGTTGATTATGTGGTCGTATTTGTTGCTGCTCAAAACTTAGGTGTGGATCTTGAAGGAAAATCCCTGTATGTACTGGGCGGAGGTGGCGATGAATCTAAAAAACAATGGTTTATGCGCATAGCTGATGTTCCATTGTCAGAATACTTGCATTCTGATGGGATGAGCGGTACTGATTATTTTTGGAATGAAACATTGTTAGGTAAAATGATTCCATTTACACCATTGGCATATCATAATTTTCAAAATCAACAGCAATCTGAAATTTTCAGATCTGGATTTTCTGAAATTAGCATTAAAGAAATTAAATATTATTCTGACAACGATCCTCTAAAACTGATTTATGCTTCACCTAGTTTCACTAATGAAAATAATGTACCTGTAACTGGGATATTTATTTATGAAATAAATGAAAATTATGTGCCTATCATTCCTTAGTAGGGTGTTTTAGATAAATGAAAAAATCTCAAAAAGATTTTGGGGTGGTGTATTTTAACATAGTTTAATCATGAAATATTTTGATAGATGTAAATTCAATCAACAAATTAAACTTTGATGAATGTCATATTCAGATGTACTGATAAATTATTTTCAAAGGTCTTAAATTTTTTATTATGTATTTGAAAAATCCGTATGCAATTTATGTCTAGATGATTCAATACAATTATTCAGTTGATATATTTTGAATGAGAAAAAAATAAAAACAACTGTAATAATTCCTGCAAGAAATGAAAGTAATTTTTTGGGTTCCACGTTAGATGCTCTAAAACTTCAAACTTTTCAATCCGATAGAATCATTGTTGTAAATGACGGATCTACGGATAATACATCTGATGTTGCAAAAAGTTTCAATGTCGATGTCATAGATCTTCCAGATAGGGGTTACAGAGCAACGGGAAAGCCTATTTTAGCTGATGTCATCAATAAAGGGCTTGAAAGCATAAAAAATAATGAATGTAAGTATGTCATGATCCTGGGATCTGATCATGTTCTTTCACCTGATTATATTTCAAAAATTATAGAAATTATGGAGCAAGATGATCAAATTGTTATTGCCTCTGGCATTATCAAAGGAGAGCCTCAAAGAGATACTTCTCCTAGAGGTTCAGGCAGAGTTGTAAGATATGACTATTGGAAAAAACTTGGACTGAGATATCCTTCAGGATATGGTTTTGAAAGTTATATCGTTTACAAAGCTTTAGTTGATTGTTTCAACGTCCGAGTAATTCGTAATGCTAGTAGTTGGTCACAAAGACCTACTGGAAAGACTACCAACTATAGAAATTATGGAAAAGCAATGAGATCCTTGGGCTATCATCCGTTATATGCAATGGGAAGAATCGCTTTAACGCTGAAACATAATCCAAAAAATGCGATACATATGACATTGGGTTATTTTGAACGTAATACAAAAAAATATGACATTGCATCAAAGGTATGCAAATTTCAATCCGGAGAAATAAAGAAAAAAATAAAATTAATCATTAGAAGCAGGCTCTAGTGTTTTTACTTTGTTACATGCTTATTATTTTAATTTAATTCTTTTCCATCTTCAATTTGTTTAAGGACTCTTCTAAAATCTGCTAGTTCTTCTTTGGATGCTTCTCCAGTTTGTGCATCTAACAATACTCGGATCATTTTTGCAAACAAAGGATTTTGTCTTAATGTGACGTCTAAATCAATTTTCAATTGAGACTTTCTGTGCCATCTTCCAATGATTATGGCAACTGGTATGTATAGGAAAATGAAAAGAATTGAAAATATGCCTAGATTTCCCATTATTTCGTCTAATATTGGTATCCGTTCAATGAGTAATCTATGAGAAATTAAAATAAAATTTCCTAGTGACAATAGAAAAATAAGATAATAACTATGACCCTGTCTAAAATCGAACCATCTTCTTCTTACCCACAACTTGTCCATACTAGATTATCGATAATTTATATTGTTTTTAAATTTATTATCGCTCAAATCTATTCTTTGTTCAATTAATACAATAAACATTAATTGATTCTATGTGTTCAGATTTGAATTTCATGATTGATTGATACATAATTTTTCTGTAAATTATTAAATCAAAGATATGTATCCCAAAGAATCATACAAATTACAACATATGTTAAATGTAATTGCTTCTTTGATGTATGATTTTTTAAAGAATATTTTGTCTTCAAGTATCTTTAAAATAATTTTCTTAAAATATTATATTTTTTAAAATAAATCTTTGATAAATTTATTATCATATTTTTTCATAAAGTGAGTTTGGAGTAAACCATGTTTTTTTGTTAAAAATCTTCTTTCAAGATTTCCAATTGCTCTTCAATTTTTCCATAACCATCGAGCCACTTGTCATATTTTTTGAAAGATGATGCCCTTGACAATCGTAACATGAGTACTTGTTTTTGACAAAATTGCTGAAAAAATGTCGCCAATTGATCCGGAGTCTCGTATTATCGCAAAAATGATGCGGGAACATTTTTTGTCTTTAACTGGGGAATCTTTGAAAAATAACTTTCTTTAGTAATATTGGGTCATATGTCGTACATTCTGTATATTACTTGAGAAATAAATTTTTCTTGTGGTGCTATGTCAAGCAATTATTTATGTTACATTTTTGGTGAAATACAGTCAATCAAATCAAAGATAATCATTTTAAATATGGCTGGAATATTTTTTATTCATGGACCGTGACACGATTATTGATTCCTCACTTAGAACGGTTGAATGGAAAAATAATAAAGTGATAATGATTGATCAGACAAAATTACCAAATGAACTTGTATTTGTGGAGTATGATGATTTTAACCAGGTTGCCAATGCCATCAAAACTCTGGTGGTTCGTGGAGCTCCTGCAATTGGGGTTTCTGGTGCATTTGGTTTGGCATTAGCTGTTTTACAAAGTCACGCAGCATCAAAAGATGAAATGTTGTCAGGATTAGAAGATGCAAGAAAAATTCTATTTGCAACTAGACCGACTGCAGTAAATCTGGGCTGGGGTTTGGAACAAATCATGAATGTTGCAAAGACTGGGGACTCGATTGATCAAATTAAAGAATTAGTTATTTCTAAAGCCAAAAAAATGGCAGATGATGATATTGAGATTAACAAATCTATGGGTAAGAATGGTTCTGTTCTTTTTGAGAATAATGACATAATTATGACTCATTGCAATGCAGGCGCATTAGCTACCGTGGCTTATGGAACAGCATTGGGTGTAATTAGAGCAATTAGAGAAAGTGGAAAAAATGTAAAAGTCATTGCCACCGAAACCCGGCCAATTCAACAGGGTTCAAGACTGACGGCATTTGAGCTAAAGCATGACGGATTTGATGTTAGTTTGATTCCAGATACTGCCGTAGGTTATTCCATGGCAAATGGATTGGTTAACAAAGTTGTAGTAGGTGCAGATAGAATTGTAAAAACAGGACATGTCTTTAACAAGATTGGAACATATCAAGTAGCTACCATGGCCAAACAGCATGGGATTCCATTTTATGTCGCTGCACCATTATCCACGATTGACTTGGAGACCAAGGCTGATGATGTCATCATTGAAATGCGAAATGGATCTGAGGTTACTGGCGTTGGTGAGAAAAAGACTGCTCCTGATGATGTAAATGTGATTAATCCTGCATTTGATATGACACCTCCAGAATTAATTTCGGGAATAATTACCGAAAAGGGCGTAGCCGTTGCTCCATTTGAGGAATCACTTAAAAAATTATTTCAAGCTAATTAATAAAGTTTTTATTGTTTTTGAAACTGCAATCTACAATATGAGCACTGTTTCTGTACAAGCAATTGAGGATTCCTTAAAACAATGCATGGATCCTGAAGTCCCTCTTAATATCGTAGAAATGGGGCTGATTTATGGAATTGACGTTACTGAAAATAATGATGTTAATATTAAAATGACAATGACCACACAGGGGTGTCCACTGCACGAAACTTTAGTTCAGGATGCCACTAGATATGCCAAAAAAGTTCCTGGAGTAAATAATGTAAAAATAGACATTGTATGGGAACCTGCATGGTCAATGGATAAGATGACTGAAGAGGGAAAAATTAAGATTAAAAATATGGGTGCTAATATGAATACCCCTGCACCAATTAACTATGAAACTGCATTGCCTCAGGGTGTTGGAAAATTGGTTAAACAAGAAGATGGCTCAATGGTTTTGGCAAATGAACATGAGCAAGGCTTTATGGTAAATCAGGCAATTGTTGACTTTTGGAAATCTTGTAATGGAGAGCGCAAAGTTACAGAACTTGTACAAGTATTTGCTCAGCAAACAGGTTTGCAAAGAAACCAGGTAGAAAAAGAAGTCATGCAGCTGTTGCAACAATTACGTGACGGCGGTTTGATTGCAATTGCAGGTCAACCTAACACACCTAACGTTGAATTTAAAAAATAGTCTCAAAAGACATAGTTGGAATTTGCACCATCAAAGTTTATTGTAACACCTGTTAGGTATTTTATGTCATTTTCAATAATAGATTTTACAAAATTGCCAATCTCTTCAGGCCTTCCCAGCCTTCTCATAGGTAGTGTTTTTTCAAATTCTTTTACATTTTCTATCAATTCCTGAGTTCTATCTGTATCAATTGGACCTGGTGCGATATTGATACAATTAATGTTTCTTTGAGCATATTCTTTGCTTAATACTTTAAAAACTTCGGTGAATGCTGCACGATATGCTGAAGATATTATCAATTTTGCATTTGGCTCTTTAATTACACTTGAACTAATCAAAAATATGTATCCTCCATTGTTGATCTTTATTTTCTGCAGAATGGTGCAAAATCCCAAAAATAATTGATTATGATATGTGTTCCAATCCTTTTCAGTTATGTCTGCAAATGGTTTTGGATGTGGCCCCCCTGTATTTAGAACCAGGATGTCTGTCTCATCATGTTCTTCTAGAAATTTTTTTACACTATTCAAATCTGATGTGTCGATATCTTTTTTGGATGCTGCAAATACATCCACCTGTATTGTTCTAAGTGAATCTGAAATTGCTTTCCCTATTCCACGTGAACCGCCAAGAACAATTGCTTTGGTCATGCTATTTCCGTAGATTGGATAATTAAATTTCTTTAATATCTGTGATTGTGCCTAAGACTGAGTCCATCTGTATTATGGCCTTTTTTTCCTCCCACCCAAGTGCCACATACCAATCTCCTGCATCATCATGGTACTTTGTTTCAAGTGTTTTGATATCTTCAGGTTTAACATTGTATTTTTTTGCAATGCCTGAAACAGCTAGTGCAATGGCATCTTTTTCCTTTTCTAGACGTCTTTTCATTAATCCAATTCCAGGACTCATATCTTACTTGTCTTATCTCATCTAATATAGTTAATTCATAAGATTACTCACAATATCGAATTTTTCCAATTTGCAGTATTGCTATATTTCAAATAGCCCTATTTTAGGAAAAAGACAAAATGAAACTAAGCCAAATATTTTCCAATTCTGCTCTTGCAAAATCAAGTACTTTGGTTTCATTGGTATCAATTTTGGCAGTTATTGGACCTGTTGTTATTGTTTCAGCAGGGTTTTGGGATGCAATTTCTCATCTTCAAAAGGAACCTGAATTTTTCTGGAGTCCCTCACACATTGTGGTTTATTTTGGAGTTTCTATAACTAGTTGTGCTGCAATTATTGGGTGCATGCTAATATTCAAAAAATCAGTTCATGGCTCTCTTAAAACTGGTATCCATCTTGTTATTGTAGGTTCTATCGTTCAGATTGTTGCCGGTTTTGGAGATTCTTTATCTCATGATCTCTTTGGAATTGATGGATTGATTTCATGGTCACATCAGCCGCTTGAATTTGGATTGGTACTTGCATCGTTAGGTTCTGTTTTGATACTGAAAAATAGAGAACACACTAAACTCAAAATGTTTCTTCCCTTCTCGATCATCGCTTTCTTATTTTTTGCTACCTGGCTAATTTTTAACTTGGTTCTAACTTTTGGACACGTTGTTCAATGTATTCAAATCTATGAGATATTTGCTTCAGGTTGCTCCATTTTGTAATTCTTTATTTTGAAATAGGATGCAATCATAATCAAAACTGCGCCTACAAGTATGATAATTCCTGAAGGAAACATTTTTTGTGAGTTTGTATCGCCAAATTCTATCTGGAGATTGATTGTATCTTTTGAAACATTCAAAACTTTTAATGTATGTGTGCCACTTTCGCTAAAATCAAAGTATCCTACTGACATTTTTGTCTGAATTTTTTGCTCTTGTATGATATTATTTTTAGTGTCTAGTACTTGAACAAATATCTCATTTCCTGAAAATTCTGGTATGTAGAATTTGTAATATCCTATATCTGAGCCTGAGAACTCTGTTTTTGTTTCAAAAGAGTCTGATTCTTTTAGCAAAGTTGAATCATGCATTTTTTCGGTTTCATCAAAAATTAATGATGTCCAAACTATTCCTACGATTACCAATACCAGTCCAACTTTTAATGACAAACTCATCATTTTATCATATGAAAAATCATTTTGCTTAATAAGATATCTAAGGACTCGGAGGGCTTCGATCCCTCGACCTAGCGGTTCGAAGCCGCTCGCACTATCCAGACTGTGCAACGAGTCCAAACAAGTAAGAATTTAACGGGTCTAAATATCTGTCTAGATACTTTGAAGGTATCAAAAAAAGTTGTTGGAGTCGAATATGCTATAAGAGATATCGTTCTAGCTGCTAGAAAAGTAGAACAAAAAGGCATGCACGTTGATTACCTAAACATTGGAGATCCTGTCCAATTTGGATTTCAACCTCCTGACAATGTAAAACAAGCTCTGATTAATGCAATTAACAACGGTGATAATTTCTATTCGTCATCAGAAGGCCTTTTGGAACTGAGACAAGAAATTGCAAAAAAAGAAAATGCTAAAGGACTCTCAATTACTGCTGATGATATTTTAATTACAAATGGGGTTTCTGAAGGTCTTGACATGGTAATTTCTTCAATTGTTGAAGAAGGTGACGAGGTATTATTGCCAGGACCATATTATCCTCCGTACGCTTCGTATGTCAGATTACATGGAGGAGTGCCTGTGGAGTTTGGTGTTGATTTGAACAACTCGACGCCTGACATTGATGATATAAAATCTAAAATCACCTCAAAGACTGTTGCTATCTGCTTAATCAGTCCAAACAATCCTACCGGAGTTGTATTTAATGAAAATTCTCTCAAAAAACTTGTGGATCTTGCAAATGAGCATAATCTTTACATTATTTGTGATGAAATTTATGATCAAATAATATTTGATGATAAATTTGTAGGAATTGGTAAAGTTGCTGGAAATTCACCAATAATTGTTCTAAATGGCTTCTCCAAAGTCCATTTGATGTCTGGTTGGAGAATTGGATACATTGCGTTTAATCAGTCCCCGCAGCTTGAAGAATTGCGTCAACATCTTCCTAAACTAGCTAGAGTCAGGATAGCAACCAGTCTTCCAGTGCAATACGCAGCTCTAGAGTCTCTTCGTGGTTCTCAAGACTACATTCATGATTTTGTTTCAGAAATTAAAAAGCATAGAGATCTGGTTATTAAGCGAATTAATGAAATGCCCGGACTGTCATGTCCAAATCCTAAGGGTGCATTCTATGCATTTCCAAAGATTGAAGACAATAGGTTTGGAAATGATAAACAATTTGTAACAAAATTACTGCAACAAAAGGGAGTACTTACAGTTCACGGTTCTGGATTTGGCGAACAATATGGAAATGGGCATTTTAGATTAGTCTATCTTCCGAATCTTGAAGTTTTGGATTCTGCAATGAATAAAATTCAAGAGTTTGTAAGTCAGTAACTCCAAACTGTAAATTCTTTGGGAATGACTTCTATGATACAATCCGTATCGTCCAATAATGTTCTTGCAGATTCATCATCTAATGATTTAAAATATCGTAAAAGAATCTTTTTTGCAATAGTTTTAACTTTCTTGCTATCTAAAATTAGATTTGCGCTTCCCTTAACCAAAACACCGTAAATGTTTGGAGCATTAATTCCAATATCCACACAGCATGATACTTTATCGTTTTTCTTTACGTTTTTTACTTTTACAGTTTTTGTATTTGTCCCGATGTGGAATTTTTTTCCATTGTACCTATACCATACAGGCACAATGTGTGGATCTTTACTTTTACCGACTGTCGCTAATCGCAATATCTTTTGTTCTTTTAGAAATTCATCCCTTTTGCTCATGTTTTCTTAGTCCCAACAATATCATGAATACTCCAAAGCCTATCATTGCCACAGAAACCTTTTCGTTTGTAAATTCACTATTGTACAAAAATTCTTCTACAAAATCTATTCCCCATATTAACAGCTGCTGAATTAAGACTGTTCCTCCCATCACACAAAAAAGTACTCCGATTGCTGAAAACCAATTCCTACCGCGTCTATAGTGTTCGTGACTCATGATAAATGATAAAGTGGACTTAGATGATTTTGATGCCAGGATTCTTTATCTTATTTCTAATCATTGCATTTAGTAGCAATGGCGTACACATTTCTGCAAGATAAGATAATTCAATTGGACCTAGATATAGGGATCTTAATCCTTTGATTTCATCAATCAAGCTGTTTACTATCGCAACTGATTCTTTATCGTCTCCACAAACAAAGATGTCGTAATCTAGCTCTAGTGTTGGATTGACCAGTTTTTTTTCAGAAATTACATGAAATGCAGAAACCAATTTTGACTTATCTTTCATGTGTTCTGAAACCAGTTTGTATGAAAATGGTTTGTTTTCTTTAATCGAAACACACTCAAATCCTACGTCTGTTTTTGTCATTGGAACAATTGGAGATACAACAACACAACTGTCCTTAACTTCCGATAAAATTCCTGAACATACAGAATCAATATTCTCATATGGGATTGACAAAATCAAAACATCACTTTCTCTTGCAACTGAAACATTGTCGTTTCCAGAAATCGTACCTTTAATTTCTCCAAAAGCTTCTTTTGCAAGATTTGCATATTCTATAGCTGATTCAGATGCTCTTGCAGCATCTCTAGAACCAATAATTACATCATTGTTTTGTGACCATCTTAGGGCAAATCCTTTACCCATTCCGCCAGTTCCACCGATTATTCCAATTTTCATGATCTCTGCTTGTCAATGTTATTATTATCTCTATTTAAAATCCGTTCAAATTGGGACAGATAATTTTTCTTAGACATGGTCAAGCAAAAAATAACACTGAAAGAATTTTGGCCGGACGAACAGAAGGTATTCCATTAACTGAGGTTGGAATTGAGCAAGCAAAGCATACTGCTGAACTGCTTGAACACATGAATATTTCTGCAATCTATTCCAGTCCTATTCAGAGGGCAAAACATACGGCAGAAATCGTAGGTCAACATAATTCTGTTGATGTTACAATTGATGATAGATTGATTGAACTAGATATGGGAAAGTTTACTGGCATGCCCTATGATGAGATTATTAACAGTCATGGCAATGTATTCATGAAATTCTATAATGGAGAATTAGAAATTGCTCATAACGGTGTGGAGACTTTTTTTGACGTAAAAAAACGAGTTTTGGGAATAGTTAATCACGTAATAGAAAGTCATCCTGATGAAAACGTTGTACTTGTGACTCATATGGACCCGATCAAAGCCATGTTGTCTACAATAGTGGATTTGTCTTCTACGAATCTCTTTGAGTTAATTATTGCAAATGCCTCTTTGAACATCTTTAAAGAAAAGAATCAAAAATTCTCTCTTTCTGGACTTAATGTAATGCATACATCCAGATTCGATCAAAATTGGTAATTAGTAATCTTGAAAACCCTTAAATAGAAATTATAGTTCACGTCATTCAGTCGCTAATGAAGAAGTTTATTGCACCACTCTTGGTATTGGCAGCTTTGGTAATAGTATCAGCTGTAGATTTGGCATTTGCTGCAGGAGATGAACCTGGAGAATATCTTGATAGAAGAGTGGTTATTTGGAATTTATTTTATAGATTAATGACTGTTGCATTTACCGTAGGTGCAGTAGTATCTGGAACAATGATTTGGCAGTGTTGGAGATTCAGAGAATCTCATCCAAAGGCAAAGCCTACTCCTTATGAGGGAACTGACTGGTAGAAATGAGTGGGCATTCAAATTGGCCTGAATGGGTTTATGTAGGAGTTGTGATTGCCTTGATGTGTTGGGTAGGGGCAGAAGCTTGGGAAGCTGAAAGGCTTGTTGAACACGTTCCTGCAGATGCAAAAACGATTATTGTAACTGGACAACAGTGGTTCTGGACATTTGAACATGAAGATGGGACCAAAGAAATTGGTGAATTACACGTTGAAAAAGGTAAGGCATACAAGTTCGAGATAGGATCAAAAGATGTCAATCATTCCTTTAATATTCACGACTATGTGGTTTTAATGGATGCAATTCCTGGCAGGGTTACCACTGTATGGTTCGCACCTATGGAGGTTGGAACCCATGATATTCAATGTAGAGAATACTGTGGATTAATTCACTATAACATGAGAGCTACACTTATTGTTGAGGAGCCATCATCTTGATAACGCTTTTATCTCAAATTATTGTTGAGGAGACTATCTAATGGTTCTAGAATTACAAAAGCCACGACCAATCTGGCAAATCATGTTTTCAACACATCATACTGATGTCGGTTTACTTTATCTGATAATGTCTATTGCATTTTTGTTCTTGGGTGGTGCATTAGCTCTTGCAATTAGAGCGGAATTATTCTTGCCTGGCGCACAAATAATTGGTGATGCCATGACCTTTAACAGAATATTTACAGTTCACGGTACTACATTGATCTTTCTATTTATCATTCCCTTTGCATCTGCAGTAGGTAACTACTACGTTCCAATCATGGTTAGATACAAGGATATGGCATATCCAAAACTTAATGCAATCGCATTTTGGATGATTCCTCCTGGTGGAGCTCTTATTTGGTTAGGATTTGCAGATTTCACATGGTATGCAACACCGCCTTATTCTATCATAAGTGCTCCAGGTCCTGCCGCAGACATGTGGATTTTTGGATTAAAGATTTTGGGTATTTCATCCATACTTGGTGCCATTAATTTTGTAGTCACAATCCTTAAGTGTAAACATCCTGACATGTCAATTGGGCAGGTTCCATTATTGGCATGGTCTTTCCTTTCTTCATCTCTGATTATACTTGTTGCAATTCCAACGTTCGCAGCTGCACTTTTGATGTTGCTAACTGACAGACTTGGTGTAAGTGGATTCTTTAACCCTGCAATGGGAGGAGATCCAATTGCTTATGCACACTTGTTCTGGTTTACATTCCATCCTGAGGTCTATGTATTGGTCATCCCAGCAATTGGCATGATGTATGAAATTATTCCAAGATTCTCAAGAAAACCGATATACAGTTATAACTCTGGTATCTTTGCATTTGTTTTACTGTCCATTGTCGGTTTCTCATCCTGGGCACACCACATGTATGCAACTGGTATGTCATTTACTGAAAAGACAGTCTTCATGGTTGGTACTCTTGCAGCAGTACCAGCATCTGCAATGCACGTATTCAACTTTATTGCAACCATGTGGAATGGCAGAATCAAGTTCCTAACGCCAATGATGTGGTCAGTTGGAGGAATAGCATTGTTCTTCTCTGCTGGAGCAGGCGGTGTTGCAAATGCCGCGATGCCATTGGACTTTACAACACACGATACGTATTGGGTGGTTGGTCACTTCCATCTCTTTGTCATGGGTACTATCGCATTTGGATCAATAGGTTTCATCTACTACATGTTCCCATATGTCACGGGTAGAATGTACAATGAAACCATGGGTAAGGTTCACTTTATCATGTCATTTATTGGAACCGTGCTAGTATTCTTTACACAACACGTACTTGGTTTGTATGGAATGCCAAGAAGAATTTTCGATTATCCTCCAATCCCAGAATGGATTGCAATGAACCAAATTGCATCAGTAGGTGCAATGATTATTGGTATTAGCATGGTAATTTTCTTAGCAAACCTCATTCACAGTTCTGCAAAAGGAAAACTTGCAAACACAGACGATCCATTCGATCTGGGTGGGAAATACTATTATCCTTTCGAGGCAAAGAACCCATCACATTAGGAGAATTATGATATGACTGAAATTAACCCCCAAACAGTTTACAGAACAACTCCAGCTAGAACTGGAAAAATGATGGCAATCATGTTGGGTATTTGTCTTGTCGGTGGGGCTATCTTCTTCTCGATGTGGGACTATTGGATTTCAGAACCAGCTCCTGTAGTGGCATTAATGGCAGGAAGTACTGATCATGCAGCACCAGCGGCACAAACTGGACAAACGATTACGTCTGATCTTTCGTTTATAGAATCGTCTGATTTCAGGACTTTGGCATTTAATGCGTTACCTGGTGAGTCTGACAATAATCCAACTATTAACATGAATGTAGGCGATAAAGTTGTCTTTAATGTGATAAATGATGGAAAGTCCTTCCATTCCTTTGGTGTTACCAAAGATGCTGAGGGATTTGGTGGAATCTTTCCTGGAAGTGAAGTTGCTACGGCTTCAAATCCTTTAAAGTCAGGTGAAAGCGGTTCATCTGAATTTATTGCAGGTGAAGAAGGAACTTACTATTACATTTGTACTGTCCCTGGTCATAGAGATCAAGGAATGGTAGGTGAAATTATAATTGGCCCTGCACAGGGTGGTGCCTCTTCTGGAGTTGCTGCTGCCCCAACAGGAGTATCTCATGACTTGACTTTGGACTTTGTAGAATCATCTGATTTCAGGACTTTGGCATTTAATGCATTGCCTGGTGAGGATGGATATAATCCTGATGTCAAAGTAAATTCTGGTGATGAGGTGACTGTCACTTCTAATAATTTAGGTAAATCTTTTCATGCATTTGGAGTTGTCACAAATCCTGAAGACTTTAACAGTATAGTGATGGATTCTGCAATTGCTGCAGCAACAAATCCACTTAAACCTGGTGAGGGTGGTAGTGTAACATTCACTGCAGGTGCACCTGGAACTTACTATTACATTTGTACCGTTCCGGGACATGCATTACAAGGCATGCAAGGTAGTTTCATTATAGAATAGCTTTGGCAATCCAATATCTTGCATTGGTGACAATGATGGTCTTGTATTCTCTGATGTTTATCGGAGGATATGTTTCGGCAGCCGGACTGGGACTTACTTGTCCTGAATGGCCTTTGTGTCCTGATGGTATAATGCCGTCAGAAGAGTATCTTATAGAATGGATTCACAGGTTGGTTGCAGCAACTACCGGATCACTTGTAATTGCAACAATGGTTGCGAGTCTGATTAACAAGAATTCTGATTTGAAGATTAA
Coding sequences within it:
- a CDS encoding glycosyltransferase, with product MLNEKKIKTTVIIPARNESNFLGSTLDALKLQTFQSDRIIVVNDGSTDNTSDVAKSFNVDVIDLPDRGYRATGKPILADVINKGLESIKNNECKYVMILGSDHVLSPDYISKIIEIMEQDDQIVIASGIIKGEPQRDTSPRGSGRVVRYDYWKKLGLRYPSGYGFESYIVYKALVDCFNVRVIRNASSWSQRPTGKTTNYRNYGKAMRSLGYHPLYAMGRIALTLKHNPKNAIHMTLGYFERNTKKYDIASKVCKFQSGEIKKKIKLIIRSRL
- the mtnA gene encoding S-methyl-5-thioribose-1-phosphate isomerase produces the protein MDRDTIIDSSLRTVEWKNNKVIMIDQTKLPNELVFVEYDDFNQVANAIKTLVVRGAPAIGVSGAFGLALAVLQSHAASKDEMLSGLEDARKILFATRPTAVNLGWGLEQIMNVAKTGDSIDQIKELVISKAKKMADDDIEINKSMGKNGSVLFENNDIIMTHCNAGALATVAYGTALGVIRAIRESGKNVKVIATETRPIQQGSRLTAFELKHDGFDVSLIPDTAVGYSMANGLVNKVVVGADRIVKTGHVFNKIGTYQVATMAKQHGIPFYVAAPLSTIDLETKADDVIIEMRNGSEVTGVGEKKTAPDDVNVINPAFDMTPPELISGIITEKGVAVAPFEESLKKLFQAN
- a CDS encoding DUF59 domain-containing protein, producing the protein MSTVSVQAIEDSLKQCMDPEVPLNIVEMGLIYGIDVTENNDVNIKMTMTTQGCPLHETLVQDATRYAKKVPGVNNVKIDIVWEPAWSMDKMTEEGKIKIKNMGANMNTPAPINYETALPQGVGKLVKQEDGSMVLANEHEQGFMVNQAIVDFWKSCNGERKVTELVQVFAQQTGLQRNQVEKEVMQLLQQLRDGGLIAIAGQPNTPNVEFKK
- a CDS encoding SDR family oxidoreductase, with the translated sequence MTKAIVLGGSRGIGKAISDSLRTIQVDVFAASKKDIDTSDLNSVKKFLEEHDETDILVLNTGGPHPKPFADITEKDWNTYHNQLFLGFCTILQKIKINNGGYIFLISSSVIKEPNAKLIISSAYRAAFTEVFKVLSKEYAQRNINCINIAPGPIDTDRTQELIENVKEFEKTLPMRRLGRPEEIGNFVKSIIENDIKYLTGVTINFDGANSNYVF
- a CDS encoding aminotransferase class I/II-fold pyridoxal phosphate-dependent enzyme, whose protein sequence is MKVSKKVVGVEYAIRDIVLAARKVEQKGMHVDYLNIGDPVQFGFQPPDNVKQALINAINNGDNFYSSSEGLLELRQEIAKKENAKGLSITADDILITNGVSEGLDMVISSIVEEGDEVLLPGPYYPPYASYVRLHGGVPVEFGVDLNNSTPDIDDIKSKITSKTVAICLISPNNPTGVVFNENSLKKLVDLANEHNLYIICDEIYDQIIFDDKFVGIGKVAGNSPIIVLNGFSKVHLMSGWRIGYIAFNQSPQLEELRQHLPKLARVRIATSLPVQYAALESLRGSQDYIHDFVSEIKKHRDLVIKRINEMPGLSCPNPKGAFYAFPKIEDNRFGNDKQFVTKLLQQKGVLTVHGSGFGEQYGNGHFRLVYLPNLEVLDSAMNKIQEFVSQ
- a CDS encoding pyridoxamine 5'-phosphate oxidase, whose translation is MSKRDEFLKEQKILRLATVGKSKDPHIVPVWYRYNGKKFHIGTNTKTVKVKNVKKNDKVSCCVDIGINAPNIYGVLVKGSANLILDSKKVKTIAKKILLRYFKSLDDESARTLLDDTDCIIEVIPKEFTVWSY
- the npdG gene encoding NADPH-dependent F420 reductase encodes the protein MKIGIIGGTGGMGKGFALRWSQNNDVIIGSRDAARASESAIEYANLAKEAFGEIKGTISGNDNVSVARESDVLILSIPYENIDSVCSGILSEVKDSCVVVSPIVPMTKTDVGFECVSIKENKPFSYKLVSEHMKDKSKLVSAFHVISEKKLVNPTLELDYDIFVCGDDKESVAIVNSLIDEIKGLRSLYLGPIELSYLAEMCTPLLLNAMIRNKIKNPGIKII
- a CDS encoding histidine phosphatase family protein, which gives rise to MGQIIFLRHGQAKNNTERILAGRTEGIPLTEVGIEQAKHTAELLEHMNISAIYSSPIQRAKHTAEIVGQHNSVDVTIDDRLIELDMGKFTGMPYDEIINSHGNVFMKFYNGELEIAHNGVETFFDVKKRVLGIVNHVIESHPDENVVLVTHMDPIKAMLSTIVDLSSTNLFELIIANASLNIFKEKNQKFSLSGLNVMHTSRFDQNW